A stretch of Lathyrus oleraceus cultivar Zhongwan6 chromosome 6, CAAS_Psat_ZW6_1.0, whole genome shotgun sequence DNA encodes these proteins:
- the LOC127096147 gene encoding protein MAIN-LIKE 2-like, producing the protein MDLLWMEESHRGAPTNIAAYKDTRFRVCSHTHIQQSVVILPYLEQADFSKVAKISSLKIDSKLVVALLERWRLETHTFHLPTDECTITLEDVSMLFGLRINGKPVDGPTNVTNDVYMENLGVEPTTSDENGS; encoded by the exons ATGGATTTGTTGTGGATGGAAGAATCACACCGTGGAGCACCAACAAACATTGCAGCATAT AAAGACACTAGGTTCCGAGTCTGTTCCCATACTCATATTCAACAAAGTGTTGTTATATTACCGTACTTAGAACAAGCCGATTTTTCTAAAGTCGCAAAAATATCAAGTTTAAAAATTGACTCCAAGTTAGTTGTTGCGCTATTAGAGAGATGGAGACTCGAAACACATACCTTTCATTTACCAACTGACGAATGTACCATTACTTTGGAGGATGTGAGTATGTTATTCGGTCTTCGAATAAATGGTAAACCTGTTGATGGCCCTACTAATGTAACAAATGATGTTTACATGGAGAATTTAGGCGTGGAACCAACGACTTCAGATGAAAATGGGTCTTAG